Below is a window of Carassius auratus strain Wakin chromosome 50, ASM336829v1, whole genome shotgun sequence DNA.
GACCTattccacaacaacaacaaaaaaagagtaTGGTTGAACTAAGATAGAATAGATCAGAAATTGATTAAATCATGCCAAGTGTGCAGGAGTttgcaaaaacaatgtttaaatatatatggaaaaatatataaaataaaaaccatttagaGGAAGAACAAGTTATTACACTTTGATTCAAgattaaaaagtgcatgcattaatgattaatttaCAATAAGAACTTGCTGGAAAAAAGTAAATagtatacattaataaatatgtaataatatatatatttatatatatatatattttttttatatatttaataaatctcCCTTGTCTTATTctgctaaataaacaaacaaatatattaaatgtgtgtgtgtgtatatatatgaaattttcACATTCGGACTAAAAGTGcataattcaaataaaactcATGATATATTTTTAGTCTTTAGTTGCCAAATATTTGAGATTAAAGCTGAATAGTATCATTTTTTCAgagttaaaaaacattttggttacaCTAGTGACTCACAAATTGCACATTTCACCTTAAGCACATGCCTACACACCCTATCCTTTTCTAACTCTGTTTTTTCTCACCACATCTCACCATCTTTGTCCCGGACTACTTCATCCACAGGACAGTTCACGCCAGAGGGAAAGCTGATTCTGCGATGACAGCAGCACAGAAGGCCCAGGAAGAGTGCAGGCTGGCCCGGATCACCGCCAAAGAGTTCTCCCCCTCTTTTCAGCACCGAGGAAACAGTGAGTGCAACCCCCAGAGTAtggagactaaaaataacagGGACTTCAGACTTTTGACAGAGTGACTAAGCTTTCCAGATAGCTGGGAATGCTAAATATTCCAATAAGTTAACTTTGAAAAGACTCTGCCACTGTGATTTGAAAGGTGTTCATATTTTTCACCAGTTCTCAAAAAAGAAGAGCAGGATTTGGCACTGATCATTTTATGCTAGCACTATCACTCAGAGCTAGATTTATATGAGTGTTTTAGAAATAGCTCAGAAGAAGAATGGCAGAGTGTCGGTGAAAgcggctgtgtgtgtgagtgtagggGCCGGATGGGTTCAGGACTGTAGGGGCCGATGCCCCCACTGTGCCATGCGGGGGGAATGAGTGATAGAAGAGGCAATAAGAAGATGAGGGGAGCTCAGCACTGACCTTTCCGACAAGCCCACGCAAAGCTAGCCGACATACACATTGCAATTTATGTATGCACACACAATACCCACACATACATATTCACACTACCcacataaataaacacacatacaatatacGCAGTATAATCTATACACACTCAAATTGCATCCCATTACAAAACATCCCTTTACAGGAGGGCTCTAAGCATTCATGCTGTGCTGTATCAGTGTATGTGACTTCCTGGAAGGGAGTAATGTCAAAGTTATGTGTTATGTGATAACCTTAGAAATGTTAGAACATACTTGGTTGAGATGTGCTGACTTGCAACAgatatgtaaataatgtttagAGTTGAAGTACAAACCTTTATGAGGTTAAGTTGAAAGTGTACTTACGAGTGCATAGGGATGTGAACAGACTTGAAAATCTTCCGGTCTCATTAGCGGAGCTGATTAGAGCAGCCATGGTGCTGACTCTGGAAAGCTTTGATAAGTTACACTGTATCAAGCTTACCAAGAATGGCCGTTGTGCTTCAAGGTATCAAGGGTTGTACGGGAAAACTTCACCTAAAAATTTCAATTCTTTTATGATTAACTCACTCATTTGTTGTTTCAAAACCACTAACCAAATatgtttttctgtggaacaccaaGAGAATTTCTGAAGAATCTTCTTGAAGCTCATTCCAATATATAGCTACAGTTTGTATAGGGACCAAAACtccaaaaaaaagacaaaaacaacattagggatgcaccaatattgAAATACTGGCAAATATCATAAGATAATCATTAGCTACCAATCATAATCTGCATATTTGAACTCAGCTGCAATGTTTGGTTTAAATCCAAAGGATAATCAATGGTATTTTTGGTGTCAATGGCATCAAACCTAGAATGGGCACAGCAACACCCCATTTTTCGAATTTGAACAAACTCAAATGATTACAGACTAAAGATTGTTTTTACTTCATAAACTTCAGAAGACTTCGAGGATAGAGAAAGACACTAAAAAACACATGgtactaaaaaaaaacagttctgaaACTATGCCTAGACAAATAAGAGTTTGATTTAGGTCAGCACAAAAGAATTTCAGTGCAATCTTAATTatgtacttttttgttgttgttgatcgAGACAGATGGAAGATTGTGCAAGGGCATGTACCCATTCCATACACCCACTTTGCAGAattaagtaaaacatttaaagtatttggcatgcctacatgttttaaaattaaaacttgtctctatgtctctgtctctgtctctgtctcggAGTAGGAGTGGAGTGCCAGCGACCCAAACAGCAGAACTCAAGCGAGAACGACATGGAAGTCATCTCCAGTGGGACCGCGGATAGTACTGAGCTCTATATGAAGGGATCCACACCTCCAGACCTTACCCCAGACATAAGCCCCACTCCCAGCAGACCCTCCACACCTCCCCGAAGCCCAACCACCAAATCTTCCAATCGCACCAAAAATGCCCGTTTTCTGCGACAGACTGCAGTGGATGATGAGCGTGGAGGAACGCAAGAGATTCAGGTGCTTATGGAGGGAAGAGGTGGTGGTGGTTCGAGTGGAGGTGGAGAGCACCTGAGGGCTAACAGTTGGAGCGAGGACAAGCGCCCCTCCCGTGGGGGCAGTAGTAGAGGTGGTAGTCGGGGCAGCAGCCGCTCCACAACTCCTTCAGTGCAGGACGAGGTACGGGTTGGGGCGGCACGGGCCAATGGCCACAAGCACTCTTCAAATCATAAGCCTCGAGACCACAGCTCATCCAATCACAAAACCCAGCGGGAAAGGAGGCCAGACGGACCCTCATCTTCTTGGACATCTCAGCGGGTACACAGCGACAGTTTGGCTCATTCACGTCTCTTAGAGCAGGATGAGGAAAAACTGAGCAATTATGAAATGGAGATGAGGCCGTTGCAGCCAATGGACTCCCATAACTCCCAGAAGCCCTATGGGCATGGGGAAGAGTGGCATAGTCACTCAGAGCCCCGTGGACATACATTACAGCGACGGGGTAAAAATCGTGACCGGAAGCAGGATGTCCGGGACACCTCAGGGTCCAGGGATGCCCAGGAGGGGACGTCTCCAGACTCAATGCAAAAGTTGGACAGTCTACGAGTGGGGGAAAAGCTAGAGGCTCGGCCTCTTCGCAGGGACCTCACACTCTCACCCCCACAGAAATCTCCACCTATTGCACTAGAGCAAGATGACGAGAATCAGTCTCAGCTCAAAGTGAACTCGGTAAGTCAAGATGTGCTACACAGAATTCAGGGAGAGTGACTTATAGTTCACCCATAATGGAGAGTTTTGGTATCCCTTACTCAATCTCATGTCGGTCCAaatttgtatgactttctttcttttgtgcaaCACAAAAAGAGTAATATATTGAAGGCCTGGGTATACTTCACTTACCACATTCCATTCCGTCTTGCACACAGCCGCATTCGCACagcttttaaaatatactgatgaGTGCGGAAAGACATCTTAGACACATGGTCA
It encodes the following:
- the LOC113066775 gene encoding junctophilin-3 isoform X2; translated protein: MRHGYGVRQSVPYGMAAIIRSPLRTSINSLRSEHSNGTALLTGDRAPVAGMGGGGVLAAGSPAVSRGGFVLTAHSEAELLKNKKKGLFRRSLLSGLKLRKSESKSSLASQRSKQSSFRSEAGMSTVSSAASDINSTISLGEGEGELAVGEDDVDATTTESYAGEWKNDKRTGCGVSRRSDGLHYQGEWLGNKRHGYGCTTFSDGTKEEGKYKQNVLVSGKRKNLIPLRASKIREKVDRAVEAADKAADIAKQKAEIALSRTVHARGKADSAMTAAQKAQEECRLARITAKEFSPSFQHRGNRVECQRPKQQNSSENDMEVISSGTADSTELYMKGSTPPDLTPDISPTPSRPSTPPRSPTTKSSNRTKNARFLRQTAVDDERGGTQEIQVLMEGRGGGGSSGGGEHLRANSWSEDKRPSRGGSSRGGSRGSSRSTTPSVQDEVRVGAARANGHKHSSNHKPRDHSSSNHKTQRERRPDGPSSSWTSQRVHSDSLAHSRLLEQDEEKLSNYEMEMRPLQPMDSHNSQKPYGHGEEWHSHSEPRGHTLQRRGKNRDRKQDVRDTSGSRDAQEGTSPDSMQKLDSLRVGEKLEARPLRRDLTLSPPQKSPPIALEQDDENQSQLKVNSGSNSILVVMVILLNIGVAILFVHFFI